DNA from Leptospira harrisiae:
CCAATCATGAAAAAAATCTTAATGACTATAATATTCACTACTGCTTTCGCACTAGTTACTTTTAGTGTATATACTGCTGTACCGGCAGATATGGCAAAAGAAGTTTACATTCCTTTTGATCCAAACAAAAAGAAGGCGGGAGAGGAGTGTAAATCGTCCGACGAATGCCAAAAGCACCATGAGTGTACAAATAATGGTGAAAAAAATGTTTGCACGGCTCCACCTCCACCAAAGTTACCACCGGGAGCTGTGACTTAACATTAGGAGAAAGTGGGAATTAGCGGATCTATGAATTTAGTTTTGCCTAAAGTATCCCACTTTGATCTGATCTTCATTATCGGAATTGCTCTACTTGCAAGTATAATGGCCGGTGTCACGGTTTACTGGCCATTGCTCTTTATACCGATGTTAACAGTTCATAGTTGGCTTTTTGGATACGAACACCTTTGGGCCACATACACAAAACTTTTGGTTCATCCCGATGATCGAAAACGTCATGGACAATTGATTTTTTTTGTTCCTCTTTTGGTCTTATTAGTTCTCTTTTATTTGGCACAAACCTTGGGACTTGGAGGATTATATGTGCTTTATTTTTTTGGTCAATTTTTCCATACAGTTCGACAGAGTTGGGGGATAACTCAAACTTACCGTCGTCAGGCGGGTGGACTCATTTGGGATTCAACTCGCCTTTCAGAGATTACATTGTGGTCCGTTCCCATTTGGGGAATTCTTAATCGATGTGCACAACGACCGAACGAATTTCTTTTCCAAGAATTTTGGCTTCCATCGGTATCTCAGATCCTTGTTAATCTTGTTGGTTTCCTAAGTTGTATTCTCTGGATGTATTGGTTTTATACTCGCTTTACCGCCTATCGTAGAGGGGAACTTGCAATGGGCCATAGTTTATACATGATTTCACATCTACTTATATTTTTTTCTGGTTATCTTTTGATCGAAGAGTTGTGTTCGGGTTGGTTACTAGTCAACGTTTGGCATAATGTTCAATACATTGCTTTTGTTTGGATGTACAACAGAAACCGATTTTCCTCAGGACTTGATTCGAAGTCGCGAGTGTTGTCTTGGATTTCACAACGAGGCACAAAACACATTGCTGCTTACTTTTTAGTAACCCTTACGTTTGCACTACCAGTGTATTACCTTCTTCCTGAATTAGGATTCACTCTCGATTCTTTTTTAAAAGATTCAATGGTTCCTACCGCAGTCGTTCTTGCAATGACATTGACATTTCATCACTATATTACTGACGCTATCATTTGGAAACAAAGGAACAATCCGGATTTAAGATATGGTTTTCTTACAAAAAATGATTGAATGGCGACAGAATCTCGAACGAAGAAAGTTTACCATTGTTTAGTTAAATCCATTTAAGTTAAATTAGTATGAGAATTAGAAATTAGCAAATTTTACGACAGATATTGGAAACCATGACTCTAGCTACCCCAATAAATGCTGTATTTTTTGTCTTCCTGATTCCCGTCCCAGGAGGACAAAAAATACGACTATGTTAGAATAGAGTTCTAATCGCTAAATTTATGAGAATTATAATCCAATTCTATTGCCTTGGCCTATTGTGTTTTCTTAACTGCAAACCTGCAGAATTATGTAACCCTGCTGATACTTCAAGTAGATGTGGAATCTTACAGTTAACCGTACCGAAATCAATCGAAACGAGTTTGCCACGGACTCCCCACTGCTCACCTTGCAAAATGTTCGTAACAGTAGCGACGTATAATGCTAATTTAGGCGGTATTACCGGTGCAGATAACAAATGTTCATCAGATACAAATAAACCTCCTACTGGGATTTATAAAGCATTACTTGTGGATGATGCCAATCGCAGAGCCTGCACAAGTACTAATTGTAACTCTGGCGGAGTTTTGGAACAAATTGATTGGGTTTTATCACCAAATGTAAGTTATGTTCAATCAGCAAATACATCCAATGTTATTTTCATATCTGATCAAAATGGGGTATTTAACAGTACCTTCTCCAACATGATTTCGGCAGCGACTGGAATTTGGACCGGAATCAAAAACAATCCAAACTGGGATTGGCAGACAGAAACTGCGCATACATGTTCTTCTTGGACTGACAGTGTCTCAGCAAACTGTGGAACCTATGGGGTTACAACTTGGACTGACAGCCGTGCGATTGCAATCACATCCGCTTATGCAAGCGGAAATACTCTAAACAATTTACTCTGCGTGGAGCAATAGTTTCTTTATGTTCCAACCGTTTTTGCGAAGTCGAAAAGGAATTCTGATTAAAGTTTAGTTACCTTAGTATTGGATTTACTCCAAACTTTTGCATTTTGTACTAAGCAAAACAAAAACATAGTTCAATATTCCAAGGAAATTAACTCTGTATGTTTTACAATCACTTAGTGTAGAAAATCTACTAGTAATCACCGAAATTACTTTTTCGAATCTTGACCAAATTTATTAAATACGATATATTTCTTTTCGAATTATTCTAAAAGATTTCGTCAATTATATTGGAGATTTTGCCTTATGTCATCTGTTACCGGGAACTACCTAGAAAAAGGAAGTATGATTGCGAACACGATTCGTATTTCTTTTGCGATTGTGATGTTATCTATCAATATTTTCTTTATGGTGGCGATTCCCACAACGGAAAAAACAATGAGCCTCATTCTATCTTCTTTAGAGTTTGTGGTTTTATCGTATGGTGTTTTTACTTTTTGGCTCTATAGAAAGAAAAAATTTTATTTAAAATTTGCTTACATCTCCATTTTACTCGATATCATCATCTACGCTAGTGTATTTGCAATCGTAGTCAT
Protein-coding regions in this window:
- a CDS encoding DUF1554 domain-containing protein, whose amino-acid sequence is MFVTVATYNANLGGITGADNKCSSDTNKPPTGIYKALLVDDANRRACTSTNCNSGGVLEQIDWVLSPNVSYVQSANTSNVIFISDQNGVFNSTFSNMISAATGIWTGIKNNPNWDWQTETAHTCSSWTDSVSANCGTYGVTTWTDSRAIAITSAYASGNTLNNLLCVEQ